The DNA region tgaaaacttacagacctccCAGCACTAACTCTCAAAGCAGCTgtacaaaaaacctgaagttttgaacagtgccccttccaccttgggagcagagcacagcttcAACATAAAGTTAAAGGTCAAGAAATTGGCTTGGAAATGAGCAAACACTAAAAATGAACCTGACCACAGGAAGTGACTATGCTGACAGGGAAGACAAAACAAACTCTGaagacaaaaaaagtcaaaaaagttacatttaaagcctcaaagaaaaacattaattggtctcaggcccaaaaggAATTcctaaaagagctcaaaaagaatttgaaaaatcaaataacaaaggtagaggaaaaagtggggaagaaatgaaagtaatgctgtaagaaaatcatgaaaaaagagtcaacagctcagtaaaagaggcacaaaaatgttGAAGAGAAGAAcgccttaaaaagcataattggccaatTGGGAAAAGATTTACAGAAATTCACTGGGGAAAATAATGGCTCAAAAAGTAGATTTGgcgaaaaggaagtacaaaactaaatgaaaaaacaatttcttaaacaAATATAATTTGTTAAATGAAATGACTTTCCAGAAGTGGGGAGGAATAACAGTACAAGAAACTTTAATAAGGCAAAAGGaaacaatgtaaattaaaaatatttttaaaatgaaaagtaacaATTTTCCAATCTGTCCCACACATACATtctcttatttgagcctcacaacagccctgtggggTAGGCACCACAGATATTTTTAGCCCTGTGTTACAGATCAGAGCATCGGAGGATCAGAGCagtaaagtgacttgtgcagggtcatgtaacaagtaagtgtcagaagaagaatttgaacccagttccagCCTTCCTGGACATCTTGAAGCATCTTGTTTTCTGCATTCTTCTGCCCCCACTTTGTACATTTGCCCTGTAAATGAAAAGCAAATCAATACTTTATGTCTGGAAAGATCGTGACAATCCACTTCCTTATGGCCCCCCTCAGCATCCTTGTGACTCCGCAAACAAAGAAATCTCTTTTTTTGGACACTGCTTTGCTATTCATTATCTCACATgatagaatttgagctccttgaaagcaagaattATTCTGCCTTTGTACTTTGTACTCCTGTATCtaagtgcctggaacacagtaggtgctaaataattgatttttcattcattctttcattcattgggTACATTCACTAAGCCATATTCAGTTATCAACTTGAGGCATCTCGCCCTTTagcagctccccacccccacacagtCTCTTGGCCAAAGGTAGTCCCCATGGCACTTCTCATGGGTGGAGAAAGCTGGTCAGAGGACAAAAGGGATCCTGAGTGGAGTCAGTGAGGAGTTAGAACCCAATAGTGAAGAGAAGATTGGAAGGGGTATAATGGTGGCCACGGTCAGACTTGCCTACAGTTTCTGGATCTTCTCTTCAAAGGTTTTGTCAGGGAGTAAAACTTCCACTGTGTAGCTGACCTTCTTGGAGTGGACCAAACTGTAGGTGTTGTCAAACCTCAGGACATCTGCAAGGGACAGACAGAcgaacagacacacagagaggtcTACCTTCTGCAGCTCCCCACTGTCCACTGAATTAGGCCTAAGGTTCTGACTGGCATTCAAGGACTGGCCCTAGCTGCCTCAACCTACCTGCCAAGCTCTATTTCACAGTACTCCCCTTGGAGCATTTCATGGAGAAGGGGTCGATCAGGGGACCCCTGACCATTTGAGGAAATTACAGAATGAAAGGGGCAGATAGTGGAGACAATGAGGTGTAAAGATTTTGCCTCTTTCACATGCCGAGGTGCTGTTTTCATAACTTTCAAATTGTATAAAACCTTGAGTGGCTCATGCCCAGTGAACCAATTCACAGACTCTAGAGGGTACGATGCTGACAGAGGCCCATTTGCACTTTGTAAAGGATTTTCTCCTTACAGACTTGAATGAGTCAATGCAGAGAAGTGCTTCTACTTCTTAGCCACGTCAGAATGTGTGAAGAATGTCCTTCATGAAGTTGATTGAGTTATAAGTTATAAGCCATTAGATGGCTGAAGGATCAGCCATGCCTCTGACGTGGCCTTAAAAGGTACAAACCAGGTCTGAGAAAGTTATCTCTGACAGGTGAAAAGAAAGCTAGCTATGGGGGaagctttctgcttctctcttctttctccatagCCCATTTTCCAGAGGATACCAATGaaatttctttgtcttcctcccCCATGCCCATTAGTAATGAGGTCTCACAATAgagcaatttaaaaaaaccaacccaagaatctattaggcatctactatgtgccaggcatataaaaatatttcatttaatcttcagaaCAACTCTGGGACCTAAATACTAATATAATCtatactttacagttgaggaaactaaggcaaataaagTTGAAGCAACTAGCTGCTGGATTCTCCCTTTAAGAGATGCCATCCCCAGAAGAAAACAGGCGCAGAGAATGTATCTTCAGAATACAAAGAGTATTAAGTACAGAGTATCAAGAAGGAAAGATAAGGAGCCTAAAGACATTTGGAGTACTTCAGGGCTGGTAGTATGAGTTGCCTTCACCCTGCATTTCCTCTGTGAGTGCCTTTCCACTCcaatacactatatatatatatatatatatatatatatatatatatatatatatatatatgtatatgtgattaCTCTTTTTGTTGTGCATATGTGTGGGAGGGGATGTTGGGACATTTGAGGTTTATGGGAGGGAGGTGCTTTGTAACCACTATCCATGCCATGCCTTTTcaataaatgtctttgctttgagctaatttttTCAACTAGCTATCAACGGTAAATACATACCAGTGGGGGTTCATGAGTTACAGTTTTAGTAATATGAACCTACAAGGCACCTTGAATCTGGGATGGTCATCACCGGAGTGACCCAAACTGCAAGTGCCATTTGGTGGGAGGGGAGGTAGTCCCTAGGGGTCACTACACCTATGTCCCAACCAAATAAGACTAGGCACTAGTCCTTGCCCTTCAGCCCTCCTccacctctgggcctttgttCATACTGACCTCTATACCTATGATGGCTAGATATCCCCGCCACCACTCATCTCCGTATGGTAAAGTCTCTCTTCCTACAAGGCCCAACACAGGTACCCCCAGGAGACAGAAATCTCTTCCTGGATGGGGGGCactaaagggaagggaaggagaatacTTAATCCGCACCAGGCATGGATTGGTGGACACAGAGGACATAGAAGGTAACTCCACCATTAAAGCTCGAGGCTGGGGAAGGAGTACTCAAAGAAaggggagatgagggagaaaacaGCAGCAGAGATGGCCCCAGGGCAGAGTCCCAGGTGCAAGCTGGCCTTCACCTCCCCTGGGGGGTACTTCCTCACACTAGAATAAGGCAGGGACAAACCacagaaactgagtcacagaagaaaccccaggccatctagtccaattcatacaCAGAAGAATCCTCATAACATAACCAACAAGTAGCTATTAAACCTCAGCCTGAAGACTGCCTAGTGAGGGGGACCCACCCCATCCCATGGGAGTCCATGCCACGTGGGGCAGCTCTCATCCTGAGGAAGTTTGTCCTGGCCCCAAGCTTAAATTGGGCACTTTGTGCCTTCTTTttcttgctcctggttctgcctcctgGGGCCACCCAGAACAAACCCTCTCCCATGTGATAGCCCTTTAAACACCAGAACAGCTGTgctgttccccacccctactcctgAGCTCTCCTCCTGGCTGACCacgcccagttccttcaactgatcttcatgTGGCATAGAGAGCCCTTGGAcatcctcctctggacactctccagacAGTCAATGTCCAtcttaaactgtggtgcccaggACTGAGCCCACTAATTTAGATGCAGTGTGACAAgggtaagaagggtgggactatTGCCTCTTTATTCCTTTATGCTACATCTCTccttaatgtagcccaagatgGCATTAGTATTTTTAGCAGCCATGCCACTTTGCTGATTCCTAGGAAGCTTGCAGTCCACTGAAACCCACAGATCCTTTTCAGAACAGCTTTTATGTATCCAGGCCTCTCCTAGTTTGTATTTATGAAATTGATACTTTGTATCCAGGTGTAAGACTTTGTTTTTATTCCTCTAACTTGTGCCTTGTTACATTCAGGCCAATGGTCCAGCCTGCCAAGACTCTTGGATCCTAACCCCAGGTATTAGGATCCTTCCTTGCTTCAAGTCATTTGCAAAACTGGTGGCTTCACTCAGGTCaacgataaaaaaaaaagtactgaataCCCTGCGAAGCCCCTACCCCTGGGGCACTCCATGGGAGACCTCCTTCCACGCTAGGGAGGCATCATTAACAACCACGCTTTGGGTTCAGTCATTCAACCTAGACACCCCCAGCCACCCCCACCTGGATTATCCTCTGGGCTACATTCCTCCATTCACTGGAATAGGATAAGATGTTTTATTagtgaaactgaggtaaactagAGCCCTAGCATTCCTCTCACTTGCTCCTCCTCTTTTTAACTCTCTACAActtggcttctgatctcatcagtcCATCACATCTGTGCTCTTCAAAGTTGGCTGTgactcttagttgccaaatctaatggcctttctccctcctcattttcctcaccttctctgcagcctttggcactATTGGTCacccatttctcctcctttctctcttctccctaggaTTTCAGGACTCCCCACCCAACTCCTcccctggctctcctcctacttctctgactactccttctctgtctctttaccTGAACCCTCCTCCAGATCACATCCACTAACTCTAGTTATCCAACAAGGTCCttcctggtccctcttctctttccctctcttctaccTCTGATCAGGTCCCATAGGTTCCTGTTATCTCTGTGCCAATGATTCCCTGATCTAAATACCCAGCCCcagcctctctcctgacctccagtatCATGCCATCAACTCCCTTTCCAATATCTCCAACTGGTTGCCTcagagatatctcaaactcagcatgtccaaaactgaactcattatctttccccttcagTGCCCCACCccttattactgtagaggacaacaCTACCCTCAAGTCCCTGGGATTCACAGTCTAGGGTCATTCTGGACTTCTCACTatatgtctcccctccccccatctcagcTGCTGCTAAggtgatttcacctttgcaacatctctcaaatacccCTCCTCTCTCCTGATGCTGCCATCACTCTGGTGAAGATCCTCACCACCTTACACCTAGACTATTGTGATAGCCTACCAGCTGGTCTCCCTACAACAAGTCTGtgcctactccagtccatcctccattcagattCCTTACGTGATGGTCTGACCATGTTAGCCCACGATCCACCCCCTCGTCATTAAACTCCAGTGAATCCCTATTCTAGGATCAAAATTAAAACCCTCTGACATTCAAGGCTCttcctaacctagccccctcctatctttccagtcttcttacacctcctcctccccccatccttttCCATCTAGTagcactggcctcctggttgttccacaaacaaaacactcccTCTGTCTCAGCCCTTGGCCTTCTCTCTAGCTgtctcccaagcctggaatgctcttcctcctcatggcCCCCTCCTGGCTGCCCTGGcttccaagtctcagctaaattcccatcttctccaagaagcctttgccccccccccaatcttatttccttcctcctactGATTACCCCCAGTTTATTCTGTTTATGGCTGGTTTGtaccaattagattgtgagctccttgagggcaaggtctctctttggcctttctctgtatctctagtgcttagtacaggacctggctcacagtaggtgcttaataaatgttggttgattgactaTTTTAGTAGTCTTGTCCAAAAGGGCAGTAGGGGTGGTTATTCCAGGCTAACTTGTTCTCCATGAGGCCAGGCTCCCTCTTTGTaatctccatctctctttctggaTATTCACCAACCAGATCTTTAATGATCCTTTCAgaatttcttccaggaattgaAGCCAAGCTCTCTGCTTACGGTTTGCAGACTgtccacccccccctttttttttctttttaacaaatcaggacattttccctcctcctttcctcatgCTCCCACTTCcactttccatgatctttcaagtATGTCACTCACAGACTCCTGGTTCGGTGCAGGTGAGTGTCCCATCCTCAGGGACCAGGTGAGAGTTGTACTTCTGGTTAGGCAGCACCTCAATCATATCCTTTGCCCTCTGGTGCTCACCCATCTTTGTCTTTAGGTAAATCCCAACGCCGATGTCCAACCCATCCAACATGAACTGCCATCTGCAGAAGGAGACATGTTGGTTCCTCTTGCCATGTGCTCTACCCTTACTAGGATTCTGTGGCCCAGGCCCCTGCTCACATACACCCACAGCTCCCCTCTAGGGAAGGGGAGAGCAGACAGACCCCTACCTCAAGATGCAGCCTGGGAAGAGGATCTCAGTCTCCACTTGGTGGGAGGACCTCCGATGGACAGACACTGTATGCTCATACtgcattttcatctggttctgtAGGTAGTATTTCTTGGGGACCACACCCCCATATTTAATCTGCCGGAAGAGGACATAATGACCTTTGGCCTGATGGATCTGCCCTCAGCTCCTGCTCCACTGCTGCCTCCTGGGAGTTCCTTACCTTGGTCAGGTATTTGGGGTTCCCATCAGGGTCTATCAGGGTTCCCCCATACTCTACAGGCAACTGGTCAGGGTTGATGAATTTCAACAAATCCTCCTTCCAGTTTGCtgatggaagaaagagaagattctagggtgagaggaggaagaaatttcAAGAAGAGATGTGTGACAGGGAGACTGGCCAGTAAGCCCAGTCCTTAGGAGCTGCATGTGTGAATCTGTTGTCCCTAAGGACAACTGAGCTCCATTGTAGAGAACGTGCCTGTAAATGTTGGGGGAATGTGGGTTCTTAGAGTCTTGCTAGAGCTTCTCAGTCAATggccctttgtaaaagctaattgaatttaattggttaaatgatgtTGGCATGATGATCATTGGAGTGCAGAGATGGTATAAGAGAGATTGTGACTACACaatggtgttttgtttttcaatcctgtccaactcttcttgaccccatttggactttccttggcaaagacactggagtggttggccatttcctttcaTGGCTATTCCTCTGCAGATCGGACTCTGTGCTAGAATGGAGATAGCATAGAATgctgctggcttctgaacttcctcctttctctgtacACAGCATAGGCCCTCCCTATGCAGGTATACTAGGCCTATGCACAGGTGCCTTTCACTGTTGGCCCTAGATCTGTGGTCCAGAACCAGCTAGTGGGCACTAAGGCTGCTCATCAGcccctttccccatcacagtgCCCTGTGTGGGTCTGAGCACTCATCTGCATAGTCTTTGCCAGAGAGCTGGAGTGGACAACCCAGTGCCCAGTGTCCTCTCTTTGTCCGTCTACCTATTCTGAGTGGGGCTTAAtttgctgtgatttttttcttgatttctccattAGGAGTTGGAGTGGTGCATTTCTAGGCTTATTTGGAGAAGTCTTATGGTGTTTCCtgctactctgctatcttggtcCTGCCTCTTATGTCTGGACAAAATCAtcaaagcccttaataacctAGCCTTCTTTCCCTTGCCCTGCCGCTTcccatcttcttataccttattcccctaTATTCTTCTATTTGGTGACACTGGAATCCTTGCTGTTGTTTGTACAAGcccctccatctcccagctctgagcaTTGGAGTGGGCACCaagtgcctggaatgctctctctcctcgtCTCCACCTCTGGatgtctctggcttccttcaagtcccaacctgaatcccaccttctgcaggaagccttctctaatctctcttaattcttgtgcctttcttctgttgattatttcctagttatcctgtatatcactttttttgtttgtagctacttgcatgttttctcccctattagatcatgagctcctgaagggcagggactgtcttttgccttttttttacccccagtacttagcacagggcctggcacataattaacaaatgtttattgactgactgaaaaataaatatgcagAAATAATATCCCAGGAAAGAAAGTTACCTGTTTCATGAGATCATTGAACACAcagacttcagagaccatctggcctaacctcctcattttgcagataagaaaactgagacccagagaggtttctttttccactgtgccctctggaatgcctggtATATAGGCATCAAACTTGCTTTCATgttaaatcttttccttcttcattccttccattACCTAgctccctcctgatgacacagcctcTCTTTCTAGCCATGGCTGCCCTTTTACTCATTTTCCCCAACTCACTGGTTGAGATGGAGAAATTGGGATACTTGGTCCCCTTTGCTACTTCCAGGGTCTCCCTCTATCTCTATCACTTAGTTGCTTCTCcttctttgaggttcactcaatccaTATCTACTACCCAATCAAAATCATGGTAGCTGCTATGTACAGACCTCCAGGTGACTCCCCTTCTTTTCTAAGTGAGTTCAGGGATGCCCtggtctttctttcctcctcagcTCCTGTTGGTTGTGGGCACTTAtattggtttcagttccaggccacAGGAGAGAACtcaaggaggatctgaggccagaggcaccatcacCCATACCTCAGGGCCagaagtgattacaaaaaataagctgctacagataaaaaaatgaacaggcaaAGTAGGAAGAATCTAACGATAGAgaattactatgggaatagaggagactagggttcatcttcagaggagaatactgaagcaaagaaatcctCTTCTACCCAAAAGAGCAATATCAAATGGTCATCTgcccaaaaataattcataaaagaactttaaagagactaaaaatcaaatgagagagattgaggaaaaactaaaaaaataagaacaatccaagaaaaatgagaagattatGAAAAAGTCAACCACTTAGAAAAGGAGaaccagaatcttaaggaagaaaatgactctgtgcaaatcagaattgggcaaagggaagctagTGAAGttataaaagatcaagaaaaaatcaaacaaaatacaatgaaaaaatagaaaagaatgtgaaacatc from Trichosurus vulpecula isolate mTriVul1 chromosome 1, mTriVul1.pri, whole genome shotgun sequence includes:
- the LOC118858441 gene encoding SEC14-like protein 2 isoform X2 produces the protein MSGQVGNLSPQQEQALAQFRKNTQDVLADLPNTDDYFLLRWLRARSFDLQKSEAMLRKLGRKIETFIIIFDLEHLGLKHFWKPATEVYQEFFSVLENNFPETVKNLIVVKAPKLFPVAYNVVKAFISEETRKKIVVLGANWKEDLLKFINPDQLPVEYGGTLIDPDGNPKYLTKIKYGGVVPKKYYLQNQMKMQYEHTVSVHRRSSHQVETEILFPGCILRWQFMLDGLDIGVGIYLKTKMGEHQRAKDMIEVLPNQKYNSHLVPEDGTLTCTEPGVYVLRFDNTYSLVHSKKVSYTVEVLLPDKTFEEKIQKL